GTCTGTGCCACGCCGTTCCGCGTCCCGTGGCGCGAGCAGGCGTTCATCAGCTGGGCCGGCCTGCGCGGCGCCGTGCCGATCGTCCTGGCCACGATCCCGATGGCCGTGGGACTCCAGGGGGCGGAGCGGGTCTTCGACGTCGTGTTCGTGCTGGTGGTGGTCTTCACCCTCGTCCAGGGGCCGACCCTGCCGTGGGTCGCCCGACGGCTCGGCGTGGCCGAGCCGGCTGTGCCCCGGGACGTCGCGATCGAGTCGGCGCCCCTCGACGAGCTGCACGCCACCCTGGTGCAGTTCTCCGTGGGCCCCGGGTCCCGTCTCGCCGGGGTGGAGGTCCTCGAGCTCCGACTGCCCGCCGGCTCGGTGGTGTCGCTGCTGCTCAGGGACGGTGAGGTGTTCGTCCCCGGCCCCACCACGGCCCTGCGGGTCGGCGACCACGCGCTGGTCGCCACCTCCCGGCAGCAGCGACGCGTGGTGGAGGAGCGCCTGCGCGCGGTGAGCAGGGCGGGACGCCTCGCCGGCTGGTACGACGCCTCACTGGCAACTCGTGCCCAGGAGTCCGCCGGGCGCTGACAACTCTTGCCGGTGGGAGGCGTGGCGCCGATCACTAGGGTCGAGCCCATGAGGGTCCTGCTCGCACTCGGCGGAAACGCCATGACCAACGCCGACGGGCGGGCACGTCCCGACGACCAGATCGCCGCCGCCCAGGTGGCGATGGCCGCGGTCGCCGGCCTCCTGGAGCACGACCACGACGTCGTCATCACCCACGGCAACGGCCCCCAGGTCGGCAACCTCCTGGTCAAGAACGAGCTGGCCGCGTCCGTCGTACCCCCCGTCCCGCTGGACTGGTGCGGCGCGCAGACGCAGGCGACCCTCGGGTTCGTGCTGATGGACGCCCTCGACGGCGAGCTCGCCGCCCGCGGGGTCGCGCGGCGCAGCGCCGCGGTGGTCACCCGCACGCTCGTCGACGCCGACGACGAGGGCTTCATCACCCCCACGAAGCCGATCGGTCGCCACCTGCCCGAGGCCGAGGCGCGGGTGCTGATGGACCACGGCGAGACCTGGCAGGACCGCGGCGACAAGGGCTGGAGGCGCGTGGTCGCCTCGCCCGAGCCGCTCGAGATCCTCGACGCCCCGGCGGTCCTCGCCCTGATCGAGGCCGGCTTCGTGGTGGTCGCCAACGGTGGTGGCGGCATCCCGCACGTACGCCGTCCCGACGGCTCGCTGGCCGGCGTCGAGGCCGTCATCGACAAGGACCTCGGCGCGGCCCTGCTCGCCGAGACCACCGACGCCGACGTCCTCGTGATCGCCACCGACGTGCCCAACGCGGTCATCCGCTGGGGCCGGCCGGACGCCGAGCCGCTCGGCACCCTCACCGTCGCCGACCTGCGGGCGCTCGCCGCCGAGGGCCACTTCGCCTCGGGCTCGATGGGCCCGAAGGTCGACGCGGTCTGCCGCTTCGTGGAGACGACCGGCAAGCGCGGCGTCATCACCAGCCTCGACCAGATCACCGCGGCCGTCGCCGGCGACGCCGGCACCGTCGTCGTACCCGCCTGAACCTGACTCCCCACCGAAAGGAAACCCATGCCCAGCGCCATTGAGGTCCGCAAGGTCCCGATCCACTCCGTCGCCGACGCCTCCGAGCTCACCAAGCTCATCGACGAGGGCGTCATCGCCGCCGACCGCGTCTTCGCGATCATCGGCAAGACCGAGGGCAACGGCGGTGTCAACGACTACACGCGGATCATCGCCGACCGCGCCTTCCGTGAGGCGCTCGTCGCCAGCGGCGCGGACCCCGAGCAGGTCAAGGGTGTCCCGATCGTGTGGTCGGGCGGCACGGACGGCGTCATCAGCCCCCACGCCACGATCTTCGCCACCACCGATGTCCCCGAGGACGACCCGTCGCGCGAGGAGATGCGGCTCACCGCCGGCTTCGCGATGAGCGAGCCGATCCTGCCCGAGGAGATCGGCTACACCGCGATGATCGAGAAGGTCGCCGCCGGCGTGAAGGTCGCCATGGAGCGCGCCGGGATCACCGACCCCGCCGACGTCCACTACGTGCAGACCAAGACCCCGCTGCTCACCATCCACACCATCCGCGACGCGAAGGCGCGCGGCAAGAAGGTCTGGACCGAGCACACCCACGAGTCGATGGACCTCTCCAACGGCGTCACCGGCCTCGGCATCGCCGTCGCGCTCGGTGAGATCGACATGCCCACCGACGCCGACGTGATGCACAACCGTGAGCTCTTCTCCTCGGTCGCGTCCTGCTCCTCGGGCGTCGAGCTCGACCAGGCCCAGATCGTCGTGGTCGGCAACGCCAAGGGCGTGGGCGGCAAGTACCGCATCGGCCACTCGGTGATGAAGGACGCGCTCGACGCCGACGGCATCTGGGAGGCCATCCGCACCGCGGGCCTCGACCTGCCCGAGCGCCCGCGCACCAGCGACCTCGACGGCAAGCTGGTCAACGTCTTCCTCAAGTGCGAGGCCAGCCAGGACGGCATGGTCCGTGGGCGCCGCAACGCGATGCTCGACGACTCCGACGTCCACTGGCACCGCCAGATCAAGGCCTGCGTCGGCGGCGTGACCGCCTCCGTGACCGGCGACCCGGCGGTCTTCGTGTCGGTCTCGGCCGCCCACCAGGGCCCCGAGGGTGGCGGCCCGGTCGCCGCGATCGTCGACGTCTCCTGATCCACCTCGCCTGATCCGAGGCACCTCCACGACACCCCGTCCGCGGGGCCGGCAGCGCATTGTCGGTCCCGCGTGATGGGGTGTCCTGCGTGAGCACACCGACCACCCGCTACCGGCTCGTCAGCCCCGACCGCGAGGTCGTGGTGCCCGAGCTCGACGAGCACCAGCAGCGCGTGGTCGACCACCCCGGTGGCCCGCTGCTCGTGCTGGCCGGTCCCGGCACCGGCAAGACCACCACCCTGGTCGAGGCGATCGTCGACCGCATCGAGCAGCGCGGCGCCTCGCCCGACTCGGTGCTCGCCCTGACCTTCTCCCGCAAGGCTGCCGAGCAGCTGCGCGACCGGGTGACCGCGCGGGTCGCCCGGACCACGTCGGCGGCGTCGTGCTCGACCTTCCACTCCTTCGCCTACGCGCTGGTGAGGAAGTACGCCCCCGCCGAGCTCTACGAAGGGGCCATCCGGCTGCTGTCGGCCCCGGAGGCGGATGTCGTGCTGCGCGAGCTGCTGCGCGACAACCCCGAGTCGGTCGAGTGGCCCGACGCGCTGCGCCGCGCGGTCGGCACCTTCGGCTTCGTCCGCGAGGTGCAGGCGGTGCTCGCCCGCGCCCGCGAGAAGGGCCTCGACCCCGGCGGCCTCCGCAGCCTCGGCGAGGAGCACGACCTCCCCGAGCTGGTGTCGGCCGGGCTGTTCATGGAGCAGTACCTCACGATCCTGGACAACCTCGGCGCCACCGACTACTCCGACCTCATCCGCCGTGCCGTGATCGAGGCCGAGGCCCACCGTGACGAGCTGCGGGCGCGCTGGACGCACGTGTTCGTCGATGAGTACCAGGACACCGACCCCGGTCAGGTGGCCCTGCTGCGCGCGCTGGCCGGCGACGGTCGCAACCTCACCGTGGTCGGCGACCCGCACCAGTCCATCTACGGCTTCCGCGGCGCCGACGTGCGCGGCATCCTCGACTTCCCGGCCAGCTTCCCGACCACGAGCGGCGAGCCCGCGCCCGTCGTGGTGCTGCAACGCACTCGGCGGTTCGGGCCGCGCCTGCTGCTGGCGGCCGGCCGCGTCGCGCACCGCCTGACCCTCAGCGGCAGCATCGACGCCGGCGCGCGCGAGGCCTTCCTCTCCCCGGAGGCGGTCCCGGGACCCCAGGGCGACGGTCGCGTCGAGGTCCACACCTACGACACCGAGCGGGCCGAGGCCGAGCGGCTGGCCGACCTGCTGCGCCGCGCCCACCTCGAGGACGGCATCGCCTGGGACCGGATGGCCGTCCTGGTGCGCTCGGGGCGGACCAGCATCCCCCCGCTGCGGCGCTCGCTCGCCGCGGCGGGCGTCCCCGTCGAGGTGGCCTCCGACGACCTGCCCCTGGTGCACGACCCGGCGGTGCTGCCGCTCCTCGACGGCCTGCGCGCGGTGGTCAACCTCGACAACGACGACCCGGACTCGCCCGACTTCCTCGACCCCGGCCGGATCGAGTCGCTGCTGCTCTCGCCGCTGGCAGGCCTCGACGCCTCCGACCTGCGCGCCCTCGTACGCCGCCTGCGCACCCGCGAGAAGGAGCTGGCCGATCCCGACGCTCGCCGCACCTCGCGCGAGCTGCTCCGGCTCGCCGTCGTCGGCCCGGGCTTCCTCGACGGCCTGGACGGGCCGGACGTCGAGCGCACCGCCGCCCTCGCCGCCCTGCTGCGCGAGGGCGCCCGCATGCTGTCCGAGCGTGCCGGTGTCGAGGACGTGCTGTGGCACCTGTGGTCCAGCACCACCTGGCCCCAGCGGCTGCGGCGCCAGGTCGACCTCGGGGGCGCGAGCGCACGTCGCGCCCACCGCGACCTCGACGCGGTGGTGGCGCTCTTCGAGCTCGCCTCCCGCGCGGTCGACCAGCGCGACCACGTCGGCGTCGGTGCGTTCTTCGCCAGCCTGGTGGCCCAGCAGCTCCCGGCGGACACCCTGGCCGAGCGGGGGGTGCGCGGCTCCTCGGTCCGCCTCCTCACCGCCCACCGGTCCAAGGGCCTGGAGTGGGACCTCGTCGTCGTCGCCCACGTCCAGCAGGAGGGCTGGCCGGACCTGCGTCGCCGCACCACCCTGCTCGGCGCCGACCGCATCGGCGTCGACGGCGCCGGCCACCCCGACCTGGTCCCGCCGGTGACCACGCGGGCGCTGCTCATGGAGGAGCGTCGTCTCTTCTACGTCGCCTGCACCCGGGCCCGGCGCCGGCTCGTCGTGAGCGCGGTGCGCTCGCCCGACGACGACGGCGAGCAGCCCTCGCGCTTCCTCGAGGAGCTCGGCGTGACCATCGAGCACCAGGACGGCCGCCCGCCCCGACCGCTGTCGCTGGGCGGTCTCGTCGCCCAGCTGCGGCGCACCGCCGCGGACCCGGCCACCAGCCCTGCGCTCCAGGCAGCCGCGGCACGTCGGTTGGCCGCGCTCGCGGCCGAGGAGGTCGACGGCCGCCAGCTCGTCCCGTCCGCCGACCCCTCGACGTGGTGGGG
This sequence is a window from Nocardioides sp. S5. Protein-coding genes within it:
- a CDS encoding ATP-dependent DNA helicase; this translates as MSTPTTRYRLVSPDREVVVPELDEHQQRVVDHPGGPLLVLAGPGTGKTTTLVEAIVDRIEQRGASPDSVLALTFSRKAAEQLRDRVTARVARTTSAASCSTFHSFAYALVRKYAPAELYEGAIRLLSAPEADVVLRELLRDNPESVEWPDALRRAVGTFGFVREVQAVLARAREKGLDPGGLRSLGEEHDLPELVSAGLFMEQYLTILDNLGATDYSDLIRRAVIEAEAHRDELRARWTHVFVDEYQDTDPGQVALLRALAGDGRNLTVVGDPHQSIYGFRGADVRGILDFPASFPTTSGEPAPVVVLQRTRRFGPRLLLAAGRVAHRLTLSGSIDAGAREAFLSPEAVPGPQGDGRVEVHTYDTERAEAERLADLLRRAHLEDGIAWDRMAVLVRSGRTSIPPLRRSLAAAGVPVEVASDDLPLVHDPAVLPLLDGLRAVVNLDNDDPDSPDFLDPGRIESLLLSPLAGLDASDLRALVRRLRTREKELADPDARRTSRELLRLAVVGPGFLDGLDGPDVERTAALAALLREGARMLSERAGVEDVLWHLWSSTTWPQRLRRQVDLGGASARRAHRDLDAVVALFELASRAVDQRDHVGVGAFFASLVAQQLPADTLAERGVRGSSVRLLTAHRSKGLEWDLVVVAHVQQEGWPDLRRRTTLLGADRIGVDGAGHPDLVPPVTTRALLMEERRLFYVACTRARRRLVVSAVRSPDDDGEQPSRFLEELGVTIEHQDGRPPRPLSLGGLVAQLRRTAADPATSPALQAAAARRLAALAAEEVDGRQLVPSADPSTWWGTRSATRAVQPIRDPERPVPVSASMLDSILLCPAQWFFEREAGGVSAVHQSANLGQVLHALAERVATGDLPPEEQPLMAEVEAIWDRLAFRTPWSRQRELARIRKAVARFVRWHLDNPREVLAAEQRFQSTVEVEGRTVMLTGFADRLEVDDAGRVVVVDFKSARAAPTGPAVAGNLQLALYQYAVDAGGLDEVAGRSVASGGAELVQLGIDDDSAVAKVQGQPAHDDAGPERAVLRAGLARAADLVRSETFPATAGPHCRDCPFTAICPAKGAGSVTVQ
- a CDS encoding ring-opening amidohydrolase; the encoded protein is MPSAIEVRKVPIHSVADASELTKLIDEGVIAADRVFAIIGKTEGNGGVNDYTRIIADRAFREALVASGADPEQVKGVPIVWSGGTDGVISPHATIFATTDVPEDDPSREEMRLTAGFAMSEPILPEEIGYTAMIEKVAAGVKVAMERAGITDPADVHYVQTKTPLLTIHTIRDAKARGKKVWTEHTHESMDLSNGVTGLGIAVALGEIDMPTDADVMHNRELFSSVASCSSGVELDQAQIVVVGNAKGVGGKYRIGHSVMKDALDADGIWEAIRTAGLDLPERPRTSDLDGKLVNVFLKCEASQDGMVRGRRNAMLDDSDVHWHRQIKACVGGVTASVTGDPAVFVSVSAAHQGPEGGGPVAAIVDVS
- the arcC gene encoding carbamate kinase — translated: MRVLLALGGNAMTNADGRARPDDQIAAAQVAMAAVAGLLEHDHDVVITHGNGPQVGNLLVKNELAASVVPPVPLDWCGAQTQATLGFVLMDALDGELAARGVARRSAAVVTRTLVDADDEGFITPTKPIGRHLPEAEARVLMDHGETWQDRGDKGWRRVVASPEPLEILDAPAVLALIEAGFVVVANGGGGIPHVRRPDGSLAGVEAVIDKDLGAALLAETTDADVLVIATDVPNAVIRWGRPDAEPLGTLTVADLRALAAEGHFASGSMGPKVDAVCRFVETTGKRGVITSLDQITAAVAGDAGTVVVPA